The genome window cgtcctttgcggatatttgacctacacacttttgttcgggcgctttcgccctcagaccgcacaggtgatccgtagtgtctctaataaatgggttgcttgggcagacccagtggatgtctttagtggaggtgcacatttctaggttgggaataaagtagacagaggggttgtcgtcatggtatgctaccatgggtggtgtttgtatgtatatacggacattgtccttccagaaacttacgttgaggacagacttgagtctatatatgttgtttctctcaatgatgggtagatttagtatgaaacctatctcgaaatcttgtggactcacaaaaatggggatagcactaccgagactatatgccaggtgtatttgcgaggaatgcacgtctctagtagtagtagtggattggagtatattctccaccaagctaaggggtgtgagatacgatgggaccttgccactactcagggaactgattgagtcacctacttctctaagcaggtcttgcattaaatcccttatttctctgacatatttgatctcgttcttgattctttcagccaatttgtctacagtctgcataATGTTATAGATTAGATCAGTATGCATGTTAACAGTTagtatagttccctgcagggatttgcctaagccctgcagcttgtcttgttggataagcagtttctctcggatctctggcatttccttTTGCAGAATGCTAACTTCTTTTTTCAGCGTATTCAAACTGACTGTgttggctgcagagagaccaaTAGAAAACAAGGATCCAATGGCAGATGCACCGATAATTAAACCCCCGAGGAACCTTTTCTGACGTGTTTTACCACTCAGTTCTTCCTCGGTGACTATGAATTTTTGTAACTGTTCTAGCATGTGAGTAGTGGTGCATTTAGCGTGTACAACTACATTAGATATCTCACCATTTGGTCCATTATCGTCACTCGAAGGTATCAGTGATGAAGTGTTTATGGTATATGGCCCATGGGTCTAGCCGGGCGTATACCCGTTGAGTGTGGATGCGACAGTTTGTAAGAAGGAGCCCAGGAGCCTCCTGCAGGACGATGCCAGCtggggggccaggctccaccacctcacttgactgacccagttgtagggtgaggaggatgcacaggattccgagggagtccattctgtaacatacagaagggttttttttgttttattgggTTGATAAATGTGATCGGGAATGTTGATGTACGCTTAAAGATAAGTGATGCATACAAGCTAAgtagacaggatgggcctagctatcgtccacccccttttggagtgaggactgttcaaaaagtttgcttcgattattatggacccatcgatatgagagcgtttgattaggtcagggtgtcctaatgtgatacacgacggggaacggttttcccatgaTTGAAAGGTCTCAACCAggatggtaggaacttctctgagattcgggcgtagtaggctttgtgtcctacactcgaatcgagattcttttgggcacctgtaaaggctgactgtaggtggcgtcgtaggtcgcggacatgttgatgtgcggtgtatgcagttgcgacactcatgtcctctggtttgtataggagatgcgggggaagaaccgtctctcgcccagtcatcatcccaaagagtgtgactccagtggtgcgatgaggggtggacctgatggcccttagcaccaagggaagtttcacatcccaatctttaccatggggGGGTGACATACTTCTGCAGCATGATCACAATGGTTTgctcaacctgaccagaggattgagggtggtacgcgatatggaattttgcctcgacgcctaacatgttccacagcgcagccattacaccagcagtgaaatgggtgtctgagtcaatggatagagggaggattttcaaagaattgtggccattAGGGGGAGTCatgatgtcgggtgtttcgacaccggactcggtgtgcaaagacatgaactgaagttcatcggaaatttgatctcgcgtggcacttggttgatcagtgttcgcactaatctcattacaacgagtttgtgcatgttttgtgggatccaacgactgtgggatgttgatttgtgtaaagctgactaagtttatattgcagggcttggttgggattgggtcgccttgtgagagccgtgtgtcagagatggtggtgaagactttagcacaAGTGAGAGGtgcattttgtgtgtttgccttcgccaccaggggggccctacatcctgaccctcgcctgctgtttcagagggatttcctccccctttcacgagatctactcgtggttcctggcgtagtcatgccagtgggtagcttttgtcattgttctcgggctcttttgttttatcagtTGAGAAATTTGACTGTTCCTGTAACAGTTTCctaaattcagccaagcaggccttTAAAGAGTCCAGTTCTGAGTGGGACTCATCAGGTTGGTCCGAGTCACTGTGTTGTTCATTTCTACCTCTACGTTTAGTGttacggtcggaacgctcctgccatctctggccagagtGGGGATGatggtcttgctgccaaccgctttGTTCCTTGTGACCCTTTTTACAtgatgggcggttgccatagtcactatgaccttgccatcggtctctcctggccttaccttgccaattctcccactcaccttggtgatggctcggcaaggatcgggctggactgggagttttccaggtgggtccccttttcggtgcttcacctccttctaaggttagcgggggcttgtcctcaccctggaggctaaggactctgggttcatcatcgtttccatttatggttttgacaatggtctcccaggtcatttgggctagctgcCTAGTTTCCTTCATCGAGTAGCAATTTTGCCGACATATCAGTGTGACTTGATTCCGCATGcacgggtggaggttatgtaagaaaagggatttgaagcccctatcttcttctaaacctggtgcattgctaccctggaagtaggcggtatgtagccgtctataatactcacgaggtgcctcagaccgtttctgcctaatttgtattgcacacaacgtcgtggaggtttcatccgtgtacggcgcatattcttccctcatgtaattgcgaagtttcgaataactatcgcgaacgtcTGGTGGTAgtatctctaaaaaggcacggacgctgctactggaggtcttccagaccagtttaagcttctctcgcgttgtggctcacggtaggtccatcaggcatcggtcaatttctcgtaaataatcatttacgttggttcttttattatcgggatcgaatcgctcgatatctttggcaagtaggtcaatttgccgtatgcggagggcttggtgcgcgtcTTTACGCGACCCCCTTCGCTTTCCTGAGTGCTcgctatctgagctactctggaattgctCCCGTTCCGCACAAGAGTCGAAGTCTGATTCACCCGAAGGTGGATCAGGGaagctgtagcgcactgacctaggtgtgctatgggcctgggctcgggatgagcgcagggcgactccaccctggctagatgacaacggagtcgtgtagcgagttgatggaggttGGCGGGGCACCTGGTGCTCGACCAAGTAATCCTCGGTGTCCAGtttggacgcctcttcccgctctaaaCTTTGATGCATGGTTGGGGGGGTCTCTCACGCCCCTTGCGCCCTTCTTTGgggttctgctccttggcagcccttccggtgcctttcggcgcactcatcaagggagtccttcaagaggctacgctccctagataaatcattgacctcggctgtcagctcggcattgctggtggtcagcctgtcaacctctccgcgCAGGGATCTGATCTCTTGATCAGCATCCTGGAAGTGTAACAAGAATAGTTTACCTAGTGCATCTTGGACACTGattgttgttctctttggatctctcatttgtGCTATTGAGTTGATTATGTTAGCTTGGCAATCATGCCTACTCATGCCCCTAATGGTTGCCCTATcggagtcagagcagtgaatgaggtctgcgatgacctcaaaaagGGACAAGTCTTGCTCGTTGTCTTCAgtctctgagacacgaggggatgccattttatttagattgggtattgggtaattaatcaatcaatgagttaattattaatcaattattattaattaacattaactataattaattaattaacaaggtttaattgtttggagatgttctcttatcctaagttatcaataggttgttagaatttgtgatatggttatcacactcctgttttaacacacctggggatatacttagcagtactgaatccactggtaGCTGATCTGCTGTAACAATACTCAAGAAGTcgacaaaccaatcgcctcacacggggcaccaattatgtaggtgtaattaatgattgtgtattcaagattggataagtgatcaatctttaataattacatgaaatcagtctcattaaaatttgaaggttaataattaaaatgaatcaatcctattgaatcgtttaatttaactcatttgaattgaattataccatagaatcagtctcatttgaatcgtttgaagtgactcattcagtgaatcgaatcagtgaatcatttagtgaatcataccattgatcctgggtaaattaccagacagctaaAAATGGTATcttcaaattattattgatcacttaccatattacaaattttctacacctttccttgaattctttgcgattgggcaacttcaaaagtattagaacagcagatagacaccacacaatttcaataataatggagtttattataaaaagataataaaagGAAATTAATAAAAAGGAAAAATGAAAACTTAATAATTGAAAGGCAACAGAATGAAACCTTTATAACagagtaatggcccttttccactaccctttttcagctcgcttcagcccgacacggctcgcgtttcgactatctcagagcagcacgactcagctcgcttcagccctgcttagcacccaaaactcgcacggttttggagtggggctgaagcgagccaaaccgagccgagtggggctaggggcatgaggagacactcccctgtgcactgattggtgaggaggagtgtcctcacacgcccacacatgccccgcgagcacgctgggatctgtaaacaccgtaaacccggaagaagaattacgagaatttctgaagccttatgtgcctcgcctcatctatacgctcttgccagtatctgttggcgttgtcggtgacaacaagccacagcaccaagaccagcaacactaacgactccatgtcctccatgtttattgtttactatccgggttgtgagactaccgcttaaaagatcactgatgtcactgtttgcgccgcctaacgacatcatgtgatgtccactcactttcgctaactccacccaatgtgtccacccacttccagccagcacggttcagcgcggttgtagttgaaatgcaactccaacagccccactcagctcgactcagcccaactcagcacggcacggctcagcccaactcagccgcattggtagtggaaaagcggcacaagtctctgtgtagtgtgtgtgtgtgtgggtgggaggAGGGGTTAAGTTCAAGGAATTTGGTCCATGCCAGGGtgtgttatctgcaatcttggtgtgtgtgtgtgtgtgtgtgtgtgtgtgtgtgtgtgtgtgtgtgtgtagccgagTGATTAGCTATGTGGCTACACAAGACAAAAGGCTAGGTAACATGTGCTTTGGCCTAATATGGGGGTCGCCACGTGATTAGCTTTGTGGCTAACAAAGAGAAAGCT of Neoarius graeffei isolate fNeoGra1 chromosome 22, fNeoGra1.pri, whole genome shotgun sequence contains these proteins:
- the LOC132870571 gene encoding uncharacterized protein LOC132870571, whose product is MLEQLQKFIVTEEELSGKTRQKRFLGGLIIGASAIGSLFSIGLSAANTVSLNTLKKEVSILQKEMPEIREKLLIQQDKLQGLGKSLQGTILTVNMHTDLIYNIMQTVDKLAERIKNEIKYVREIRDLMQDLLREVGDSISSLSSGKVPSYLTPLSLVENILQSTTTTRDVHSSQIHLAYSLGSAIPIFVSPQDFEIGFILNLPIIERNNIYRLKSVLNVSFWKDNVRIYIQTPPMVAYHDDNPSVYFIPNLEMCTSTKDIHWVCPSNPFIRDTTDHLCGLRAKAPEQKCVGQISAKDEDMETRVERAGSRWVVNTPKTEILMSYNQHHTATRMKIPNQTVFLSVPQGATIHIGDITLRHLSTDRYDSEIEMIDAFEGYDLEISNTLQQQLLVEGTKTVKFSVDQNGISTIVSQNRVRGSLDLESALSLIVLGLLLCGWVFSAGIAYMLHKRIATLYAKLDKGVCVPDSFGHSSTRFLAKPSVAVTVPED